One segment of Brassica napus cultivar Da-Ae chromosome C3, Da-Ae, whole genome shotgun sequence DNA contains the following:
- the LOC106383525 gene encoding uncharacterized protein LOC106383525, whose product MYTSRGQASTTDSGGRDDGPVEVTLGYCCATYFYSIIFILVITLIFGGMVLLYHLVLGKSACYIELFAHSVSVSVSNVTNAANVSTADWRTGLVAKSPVTRCKLSLHTVTSRLLRGDEVISQVSPSLDDFGRLVTTEKNDEPVTIVDFKHVVTSGVNGSVVWDYRVESVVGLKAKFAHGFLSVICSGIPVKFTTDSAGNVFGSLLGGMRRCGYSLRDNLNSV is encoded by the coding sequence ATGTACACGTCTAGAGGGCAAGCTTCAACCACCGATTCAGGCGGCCGAGACGATGGTCCCGTCGAGGTTACTCTAGGATATTGCTGCGCTACCTACTTCTATAGCATTATTTTCATACTCGTTATCACTCTTATCTTTGGAGGTATGGTCCTTTTGTATCATCTTGTCCTAGGCAAATCTGCTTGTTACATAGAGCTCTTTGCTCACTCCGTCTCCGTCTCCGTCTCAAACGTCACAAACGCAGCAAACGTTTCAACCGCTGATTGGAGAACCGGTTTGGTTGCGAAGAGTCCAGTCACCAGATGTAAACTCTCTCTCCATACAGTCACGTCGCGTCTCCTTCGTGGCGACGAGGTTATCTCCCAGGTATCTCCGTCGCTGGATGATTTCGGGAGACTTGTTACCACCGAGAAGAATGATGAGCCGGTAACAATTGTCGACTTCAAACATGTGGTGACGTCGGGAGTTAACGGCAGCGTGGTTTGGGATTATCGTGTGGAGAGTGTCGTAGGGTTGAAGGCGAAATTTGCACATGGGTTCTTGTCGGTGATTTGCAGCGGTATTCCGGTGAAGTTTACTACGGATTCGGCGGGGAACGTGTTTGGTTCGTTGCTCGGAGGTATGCGACGATGTGGATATTCACTCCGGGATAACTTGAATTCGGTTTAG